Genomic window (Argopecten irradians isolate NY chromosome 2, Ai_NY, whole genome shotgun sequence):
TTACCAACTGACTCGGATAATCTGGATGTCTAAGGTGCTGGATTAGAACTATGTTTGTTATATTAACCTGGTTTTAATATTCTTCTCATACACACTCGTGTCATTTGTTAGGCAGACCCTATTACACAAAGATCTCCAACTCGCCCTGTATGAGGGTTGGCGGTAAAATATCAGATACTATATCTTTGACCGATACGATGTTCTCTCTTATCAGAGATATGGGGAAAGAGTGCCACTGAGACTCTGTATTGGAAGCtcactactactactactactatcGGTAAGTCGGTTTTAGAGATCACACGTTCCCTAGGTAATATTATTTGGCCTATCTATTACTCTAATCGACAATATAGATTATATTCATCGATAGTTAGTCATCAAGGGTGTAACATTGAGTCCAACGTTTGATAAGAGCAACGCATATTGACGGACTGTCGTCGAATGAcccagatatacatgtactacactCATGCTTTCTATGTATGCCACTACAGATGATATCGAAAACAAAGTAGTAAGTTAAATAGAACATTTTTAACACTAGTTACTTATAAGTATATCGCGAACAATTTATATTGCAGAAACGAAAACAATGACGACTAGTTTGGCggtttattttatgtttatggttaccatggtaacgaCGGTTGTCTCCAATACGGTCGATAGTAACCTTACTATAGAGGCCAGGCACATGTACAACACACTGATGACCCTACAACACAGTCGGCACATAATGTTCGGACAACAGATGGCTACAGGACACGGAGCACAAGGTGGACACAGTCCTTACCAAGTAATGGACGCTGGTGCAGATGGCACACGAGGTTGGAGCTTTTCGGTATCAGACTACATTACTTCTAgatgttttaaaatacatgtattgactAGATATCGTGGTTAAATACAAAAAGGCTTTCAGTTAGGAGCGTTGCTTTAGCCATCTTCTTCTATCCGAAAAAATGTCTGTCGCATTCTCCAAACAAAATACACTACCTTCACGCAATAGGCTTTTAAATTTGGTTCTAAACCAAACCCTTAAATCTTCCATTTTTATGATGAATTAGCCTGTGTAATTCAGGAGATTGTCTTTTTTGTTAGCATTGTAATGAAGTTCTGATTATGAAATACGATGCACTGACCTTTCTTTTTGTGCTTTCTTGAAAACctgttttattttgagaaacatccggGGTCTTTCTCTTATTTATGCCGAGATAGTTTGCAGGTACGACATCGTTTGACTTCATGAAAACATATAATGAATGGGTATGAGTGAAGATGTATTGCtcattaaaaattgataaagagGTCAGCGTGAAATAATACTTATAGATAGTAGTCAGGCTATCTCAAATCtccaaatatttgtttttgtgtagACACACCAAGTAGATGCTCAGCAGCCAGATGAATTATGCGACATCAAGAGTGTGACCGGAGAATATCCAGCTGTCCTCGGTCTCGACATTGGCTCTTTAGCAGACTTTCGGCTCCATATCGCTGCCTATCTTGCCAAGAAGGCAGCCAACAGAGGAATGGTGATCACAGTGAGTTGGCATGCAACTAACCCGGTCACCGGTAACTCATTCTACCTGAGCAAAGACAATGGAGATGTCCTTCACTCCATCAGACGGATACTCCCGGGCGGAGACCATCATCTCAACTTCACGTAGGTTATATCATGCAGTCTTGTCAAAACCTTATATAGGTCAACGGAGGTTAACTGTACACTTCAGGAACATCTTTTTCACCGCTTCAACTAAGTAGAAATCTGATCACTTGGTAAATATCTTTATGGTCTGACAGGTCATACTTACATATCAATTCACTAAAACTGATAATGAGTCTAAGTGCTTCAACTATCAAAGAAAGTATCCTGAGTGcttaaaaaaaagaaagtatccgattaaaaactttttttatcataaaaaaacatgtaattttTGTTCGTACAGAAAACAGCTCGATGTCGTTGCCCATTGGCTAAACCATCTGTACGATTCACACGGGAAGAGAATTCCAGTTATCTTCCGACCATTCCATGAAATGAATGGGAATTGGTTTTGGTGGGGAACAAACAGTCGCACGCAGAATACCGCGCACGAATACATACTTCTTTACCGCTACGTAGTGGAATTCCTTCGAGATAGGAAAAGAATTCACAATGTTCTGTATGCCTACTCTCCTGGAAAACTTCATAATCATTCCGACTACTTAAAGTTTTATCCTGGTGATAGGTACGTAGACGTACTTGGGATGGATTTCTATTACTCCGATCACAACACCAGTCCCAACACATTCTCAGACTACATACGACTTGTAACAGGTTATGCTCTTTCCAAAGGCAAAATGGCCGCCATTACTGAAATAGGTCTCAGCGACAACGGTATTAATACTCAACGCACGTTTTGGACAGAAAAGGTAATGAATGTCATAAAGAGTGGGAACTTCCACCATAAACTGGCGTATATCCTCACCTGGCAAAACGTATGCTCCAACCCCGGCCCACAATGCACCATCTTTGTTCCCTACAAAGGACATCCAGCCGAGGCGGACCTGTTGACCTTTTACCATGATGGGGTGACTGTGTTCTCGGGTGATGTTCCACAATTTTATCCACATATCCCAGTCATAGGGAAGTAAGGATTGTGTCTAGTTATTATGGCAACAATAAAGCTTCCAGTGATGTTTCAATATGTTTTCATCTGTATCACCTGCTAGATTACATGTCTTtgtaaaaacagaaaaaaaggaAATCGAATCATAATATCTTGCAATGCCACCATGAAATAAGATTCACGTGCATCTTTTATATCCTGATTCAGTCAATATTTCCAGGAAAATTGGTGTTTGGGGACTACCAACATAGCACCATTTGATTTTTGAAGTGTGCATAATCTGATTATTTTAAAGTACTTCTACATCAAACAtgatcaaaaatataaaattcatttcTGTGTTCTTTATTGAATTATTCCCCTTGCTATTCTTTGACTCCATGTTTATATCGTGTTATATCTCGCTTCTGTCGCTTAGGAGATTTTGGATAGTACATGGCAGTCTAAACAGGACGTGTCTATTGGCATTCATATAACCATTACGATATTCAATCTGTCACCTGGAATAGCAAATGCTATTTCTTCAGCGAGCTTTGACCGGATACGTTAATCAACTATGGTATAGCCGATTATTTTGCAGGGCTGATCTTTTCGCCATTTTGCAGGGACATCGTTGTGGTCGCGACAATGTGATTCGCCAAATATTGAGATATTGCTGAAATGTATATAACTTTACAGACATATCGCGGAATTTTAAATCCTCAAaactttgatattaaaattttataaaacaaattgaaaatagtTATGTACGCTGTATCAGTCATACATTTTTAGGTATACGATGTATTGCATTTATTTTCATCCTGGACATACATATTGGTTCCCAAACTGATTTCTATGAAAGTCTTCtccaaaaatgttttattttctttgaaacGACGATCTCATTATAATAGAAAGTAAACTCAATACGAAAATTTTTTTTACTTGCACCAGAATGGTATTACTTAAAATAATAAGCTATCTACTCCACCTTTTTCTAATGTGTGTAGACGATATTGGAAAAACGCATAAAATCTGCATAGAAACAATATTAGAGCTGCCATAAAATAGATGAAAAGGCAATATGAAAGTTAGGTTTATTGTTCAACAACATTGTTACTTATAAATTCACTTTCAGTAAGATATTTATAATTGACGGTTGCAGCTGTACACACGCCTATACTGGCATACTGTACCATCTTGACCAGTTTTGTCCATTTATCCGTAGTGACGTCATATTTATACAAGTCCTTTGTCTCAACTTGTCTTGACCGCCTACCTGGTCGACCAAACACCCTGACTCCCCCACAAACAAAAATGTCATCACCGACTTTTGAAACGGCGGTGAATTTCCGTTCGTCGGGAAAGTCAGCTCCTCGTTTCCATTTATTGATAGCTGGATCATAAATATCGACGGTGAGCGCGTTCTCGTGCTGATAGGAACCGCCTACAATGTAAATTTGGTCACTTACTAACAATGCAGATGCTTCAACTCGTGGTTTTGGTAATGAACTTGAAACCATTGCCCAACAACCGCTCTTTATGTCATATCGAAAAACACATTCAAGCATTTCATCAAGCACATCTTGACCACCAAATACAAAGAGTCCGCCGTCGTGGACAACTGATGTTTGTCGATACAAACTTAATGGCATCGGTTCCAGAATGTTCCACGTATTTAATTCAGTGTCGTATACTTCCATGCTATC
Coding sequences:
- the LOC138314877 gene encoding mannan endo-1,4-beta-mannosidase-like isoform X1; amino-acid sequence: MTTSLAVYFMFMVTMVTTVVSNTVDSNLTIEARHMYNTLMTLQHSRHIMFGQQMATGHGAQGGHSPYQVMDAGADGTRGWSFSTHQVDAQQPDELCDIKSVTGEYPAVLGLDIGSLADFRLHIAAYLAKKAANRGMVITVSWHATNPVTGNSFYLSKDNGDVLHSIRRILPGGDHHLNFTKQLDVVAHWLNHLYDSHGKRIPVIFRPFHEMNGNWFWWGTNSRTQNTAHEYILLYRYVVEFLRDRKRIHNVLYAYSPGKLHNHSDYLKFYPGDRYVDVLGMDFYYSDHNTSPNTFSDYIRLVTGYALSKGKMAAITEIGLSDNGINTQRTFWTEKVMNVIKSGNFHHKLAYILTWQNVCSNPGPQCTIFVPYKGHPAEADLLTFYHDGVTVFSGDVPQFYPHIPVIGK
- the LOC138314877 gene encoding mannan endo-1,4-beta-mannosidase-like isoform X2, with product MAHETHQVDAQQPDELCDIKSVTGEYPAVLGLDIGSLADFRLHIAAYLAKKAANRGMVITVSWHATNPVTGNSFYLSKDNGDVLHSIRRILPGGDHHLNFTKQLDVVAHWLNHLYDSHGKRIPVIFRPFHEMNGNWFWWGTNSRTQNTAHEYILLYRYVVEFLRDRKRIHNVLYAYSPGKLHNHSDYLKFYPGDRYVDVLGMDFYYSDHNTSPNTFSDYIRLVTGYALSKGKMAAITEIGLSDNGINTQRTFWTEKVMNVIKSGNFHHKLAYILTWQNVCSNPGPQCTIFVPYKGHPAEADLLTFYHDGVTVFSGDVPQFYPHIPVIGK